A window of the Natrinema salifodinae genome harbors these coding sequences:
- a CDS encoding PadR family transcriptional regulator — protein sequence MYDLTGFQRDLLYVIAGEEEPHGLAIKEELEEYYEKEIHHGRLYPNLDTLVDKGLVEKGRRDRRTNFYTLTRRGRRELEARREWEGQYVDL from the coding sequence ATGTACGACCTGACAGGATTCCAGCGTGACTTGCTCTACGTCATCGCTGGCGAGGAGGAGCCCCACGGACTGGCGATCAAGGAAGAGCTCGAGGAGTACTACGAGAAGGAGATCCACCACGGGCGGCTCTACCCGAACCTCGACACCCTCGTCGACAAGGGGCTCGTCGAGAAGGGGCGCCGCGACCGCCGGACGAACTTCTATACGCTCACCCGCCGCGGCCGCCGCGAACTCGAAGCCCGGCGCGAGTGGGAAGGGCAGTACGTGGACCTATAG
- a CDS encoding DUF7117 family protein encodes MKIRGERECKECGTRWSYYETGSVGCPACGSLRSVGVDERTEHTDLQVTFDLTSVRNAVDEAATGDLAERAREECREYVRRRGFVNAGDLRELDDTYLAAIELLHVADIVAREIRLDDREELYFLSLLRDADRGERPPVEEVPETLRSARGLAYANAVREYRRDVRTWAEDRDLTASERSALETLGEHVKRIRMLDGDIEPRTAERLVDTTRDLANGLRGDELAFSRSQERLERLE; translated from the coding sequence ATGAAGATCCGGGGTGAGCGCGAGTGCAAGGAGTGTGGGACCCGCTGGTCGTACTACGAGACCGGTAGCGTCGGCTGTCCGGCCTGCGGAAGCCTCCGGAGCGTCGGCGTCGACGAACGGACCGAACACACCGACCTTCAGGTCACGTTCGATCTCACGTCCGTTCGAAACGCCGTCGACGAGGCCGCGACCGGCGACCTCGCCGAGCGGGCTCGCGAGGAGTGTCGCGAGTACGTCCGCCGCCGCGGATTCGTCAACGCCGGCGACCTCCGCGAGCTCGACGATACCTATCTCGCCGCGATCGAACTGCTGCACGTCGCCGACATCGTTGCCCGCGAGATCCGCCTCGACGACCGCGAGGAACTGTACTTCCTCTCGCTGCTGCGCGACGCCGACCGGGGCGAACGGCCGCCAGTCGAGGAGGTCCCGGAGACGCTGCGGTCGGCCCGCGGGCTCGCGTACGCGAACGCGGTCCGCGAGTACCGCCGCGACGTCCGCACCTGGGCCGAGGACCGCGATCTGACCGCGAGCGAACGGAGCGCGCTCGAGACGCTCGGCGAGCACGTCAAACGCATCCGGATGCTCGACGGCGACATCGAGCCGCGGACCGCCGAACGGCTCGTCGACACGACTCGCGACCTGGCGAACGGACTGCGGGGCGACGAGCTCGCGTTCTCGCGGTCCCAAGAGCGTCTAGAACGACTCGAATAA
- a CDS encoding aminotransferase class III-fold pyridoxal phosphate-dependent enzyme, with translation MDRATAEPQVETVPGERAGEWADYHHEFAAPSTYVYEFVWDATAEATGPFCTDVDGNVLLDFTSHVAAAPLGYNNPAIREKLEAFDLVDPLKIAGQDFYVSGGGPPDDPDFPGPTQLMDRLVAMTDHYDMDRVFLSNSGAEAVENAIKICYAAGGHRAFTFDGAFHGRTLGALSLNRSKAVHRSGFPEVPGVVSVPYPATDEAYEIRWRTDGPGGNVVADALHPERGVVDPDEVAYLILEPIQGEGGYRVAHPEFARDLEELREEYGLRIIADEIQSGLGRTGELWAVDHLDLTPDVITSGKGLRVGATISRSDVFPEQKGRLSSTWGAGDLIAAMQGALTIDVIHEENLLANVRERGDQLRTRLEDAIADGEAPGAVDVRGRGLMLAVEFDAKDRRDAVLETAFRKGLLTLGCGYKTLRLLPPLDVTEREIDLGADLLLETIDEVADGNDA, from the coding sequence ATGGACAGAGCAACGGCCGAACCGCAGGTCGAGACGGTACCGGGCGAGCGAGCCGGCGAGTGGGCCGACTACCACCACGAGTTCGCCGCCCCGAGCACGTACGTCTACGAGTTCGTCTGGGACGCGACCGCCGAGGCGACGGGTCCGTTCTGTACCGACGTCGACGGCAACGTCCTGCTTGACTTCACGAGCCACGTCGCGGCGGCGCCGCTCGGCTACAACAACCCGGCGATCCGCGAGAAACTCGAGGCGTTCGACCTCGTCGACCCGTTGAAGATCGCGGGCCAGGACTTCTACGTCAGCGGCGGCGGCCCGCCGGACGACCCCGACTTCCCCGGTCCGACCCAGTTGATGGACCGCCTGGTCGCGATGACCGACCACTACGACATGGATCGGGTCTTCCTCTCGAACTCCGGCGCGGAGGCCGTCGAGAACGCGATCAAGATCTGCTACGCCGCGGGCGGCCACCGCGCGTTCACCTTCGACGGGGCCTTCCACGGTCGGACGCTGGGCGCGCTCTCGCTGAACCGTTCGAAGGCCGTCCACCGCAGCGGCTTCCCCGAGGTGCCGGGCGTCGTCAGCGTCCCCTACCCCGCGACCGACGAGGCCTACGAGATCCGCTGGCGGACCGACGGGCCAGGCGGGAACGTCGTCGCCGACGCGCTCCACCCCGAGCGCGGCGTCGTCGATCCGGACGAAGTGGCCTACCTGATCCTCGAACCGATCCAGGGCGAGGGCGGCTACCGGGTTGCCCACCCCGAGTTCGCGCGCGACCTCGAGGAACTCCGCGAGGAGTACGGCCTCCGGATCATCGCGGACGAGATCCAGTCCGGGTTAGGCCGGACGGGCGAGTTATGGGCCGTCGATCACCTCGATCTCACCCCGGACGTCATCACGAGCGGCAAGGGTCTGCGCGTGGGCGCGACGATCTCGCGATCCGACGTCTTCCCCGAACAGAAGGGCCGACTCTCCTCGACCTGGGGCGCCGGCGACCTCATCGCCGCCATGCAGGGCGCGCTCACGATCGACGTCATCCACGAGGAGAACCTGCTCGCGAACGTCCGCGAGCGCGGCGACCAGCTCCGCACGCGACTCGAAGACGCCATCGCGGACGGCGAGGCGCCAGGCGCGGTCGACGTGCGCGGGCGCGGGCTCATGCTCGCCGTCGAGTTCGACGCCAAGGACCGCCGCGACGCGGTCCTCGAGACCGCCTTCCGGAAGGGCCTGCTAACCCTCGGCTGCGGCTACAAGACGCTTCGCCTGCTCCCGCCGCTTGACGTCACCGAGCGGGAGATCGATCTCGGCGCGGACCTCCTCCTCGAGACGATCGACGAGGTCGCGGACGGGAACGACGCGTAA
- a CDS encoding DUF763 domain-containing protein, with protein MGGKGATSRKTPAEIDGSALEQLQRAYEYQPDDYEELVELEGIGPGSLRALALIAELVSDTESSREDPAKYAYAHGGKDGTPHPVERERYDESIDHLRSMLDGAELERETKQESLKRLAKLE; from the coding sequence GTGGGCGGCAAGGGGGCGACCTCGCGGAAGACGCCCGCCGAGATCGACGGGAGCGCGCTCGAGCAACTCCAGCGCGCCTACGAGTACCAGCCCGACGACTACGAGGAACTGGTCGAACTCGAGGGGATCGGCCCCGGTTCGCTCCGAGCGCTCGCGCTGATCGCCGAACTCGTCTCCGACACCGAGAGCTCCCGCGAGGACCCGGCGAAGTACGCCTACGCCCACGGCGGCAAGGACGGGACGCCCCACCCGGTCGAGCGCGAACGCTACGACGAGTCGATCGATCACCTGCGGTCGATGCTCGACGGCGCGGAACTCGAGCGGGAGACGAAACAGGAGTCGCTGAAGCGCCTGGCGAAACTCGAGTAA
- the thyA gene encoding thymidylate synthase: MQQYLDLVDAVLSTGTHKPNRTGVDTISSFSEHYEVDLREGYPLLTTKEMDGYRWNSMLHEVCWYLSGEEHIRTLREETKIWDAWADDEGRLDTAYGRFWRRFPVPDDDARLEGESWPDEAHRWVTEEADGRTTFDQLQYVIDTLSDSPNSRRLVVNAWHPANAAVSTLPPCHYSFVFNVQGDRLNCHLTQRSGDVALGVPFNVAAYALLTKVIAQQTGFEPGTFAHTVVDAHVYCGRGERGDWYADNLDALQSRLADVDDREEYRDVREWLESEAPPEAEGDERLDHVPGLLEQLSREPLERPTLEVADVSIDELAYEDVELKDYESHDGLTFAVAE, translated from the coding sequence ATGCAACAGTACCTCGACCTCGTCGACGCGGTCCTCTCGACCGGGACCCACAAGCCCAACCGGACCGGCGTCGACACGATTTCGTCGTTCAGCGAGCACTACGAGGTCGATCTTCGGGAGGGGTATCCCCTGCTCACCACCAAGGAGATGGACGGCTACCGGTGGAACTCGATGCTCCACGAGGTCTGCTGGTACCTCTCCGGCGAGGAGCACATTCGAACCCTCCGCGAAGAGACCAAGATCTGGGACGCCTGGGCCGACGATGAGGGCCGGCTCGACACCGCCTACGGCCGCTTCTGGCGACGGTTCCCCGTTCCCGACGACGACGCGCGACTCGAGGGCGAGTCCTGGCCCGATGAGGCCCACCGGTGGGTCACCGAGGAAGCCGACGGGCGGACGACCTTCGACCAACTGCAGTACGTCATCGACACGCTCTCGGACTCGCCGAACTCGCGCCGACTCGTGGTCAACGCCTGGCACCCCGCCAACGCCGCCGTCTCGACGCTGCCGCCGTGTCACTACTCGTTCGTCTTCAACGTCCAGGGCGACCGGCTGAACTGCCACCTCACGCAGCGCTCGGGCGACGTCGCGCTCGGCGTCCCCTTCAACGTCGCCGCGTATGCGCTCCTGACGAAAGTGATCGCCCAGCAGACCGGCTTCGAGCCGGGCACCTTCGCTCACACCGTCGTCGACGCCCACGTCTACTGCGGCCGCGGCGAGCGCGGTGACTGGTACGCCGACAACCTCGACGCCCTGCAGTCGCGCCTGGCCGACGTGGACGACCGCGAGGAGTACCGAGACGTCCGGGAGTGGCTCGAGTCCGAAGCGCCGCCCGAGGCCGAGGGTGACGAGCGCCTCGATCACGTCCCGGGACTGCTCGAACAGCTCTCGCGGGAGCCCCTCGAACGGCCGACGCTCGAGGTCGCGGACGTCTCGATCGACGAGTTGGCGTACGAGGACGTCGAGTTGAAGGACTACGAGTCCCACGACGGGCTCACGTTCGCAGTGGCCGAATGA
- a CDS encoding bifunctional methylenetetrahydrofolate dehydrogenase/methenyltetrahydrofolate cyclohydrolase, which produces MTEIIDGDAVASQIREDLTDAIERLADAGARPGLATVLMGDDPASETYVNMKQRDCEEVGIESYHVDVDGDAPPETLYDEIAALNENDDVHGYIVQAPVPDHVDYREVIRRVDPAKDVDGFHPENVGRLVAGDARFRPCTPHGVQKLLESADVDTEGKDVTIVGRSDIVGKPLANLLIQKADDGNATVTVCHSRTDDLAEKTRSADVVVAATGVPELIDGSMIGEGAVVIDVGVNRVDADNEKGYELVGDVEFESAKEQASAITPVPGGVGPMTRAMLLYNTVKAASLQEDVDVELP; this is translated from the coding sequence ATGACCGAGATCATCGACGGCGACGCCGTCGCGAGCCAGATTCGCGAAGACCTGACGGACGCGATCGAACGCCTGGCCGACGCGGGCGCGCGGCCCGGCCTGGCGACCGTGCTCATGGGCGACGACCCGGCCAGCGAGACCTACGTGAACATGAAGCAGCGCGACTGCGAGGAGGTCGGCATCGAGAGCTACCACGTCGACGTCGACGGCGACGCGCCGCCCGAGACGCTGTACGATGAAATCGCCGCCCTCAACGAGAACGACGACGTGCACGGTTACATCGTTCAGGCGCCCGTCCCGGACCACGTCGACTACCGCGAGGTCATCCGCCGCGTCGACCCCGCGAAGGACGTCGACGGTTTCCACCCCGAGAACGTGGGTCGCCTGGTCGCCGGCGACGCCCGGTTCCGCCCCTGCACGCCCCACGGCGTCCAGAAGCTGCTCGAGTCGGCCGACGTCGACACGGAGGGCAAGGACGTGACGATCGTGGGCCGCTCGGACATCGTCGGCAAGCCCCTCGCGAACCTGCTGATCCAGAAGGCCGACGACGGTAACGCGACGGTGACGGTCTGTCACTCGCGCACGGACGACCTCGCCGAGAAGACCCGCAGCGCCGACGTCGTCGTCGCCGCGACCGGCGTCCCGGAACTGATCGACGGCTCGATGATCGGCGAGGGCGCGGTCGTGATCGACGTCGGCGTCAACCGCGTCGACGCGGACAACGAGAAGGGGTACGAACTCGTCGGCGACGTCGAGTTCGAGAGCGCGAAAGAACAGGCCAGCGCGATCACGCCGGTACCAGGCGGCGTCGGGCCGATGACCCGCGCGATGTTGCTCTACAATACGGTCAAGGCCGCGAGCCTGCAGGAGGACGTCGACGTCGAACTGCCCTGA
- a CDS encoding OPT family oligopeptide transporter — MSHGPSEERTEPSGSRTVGDQASSDGPTPTVPAGKSVAELTIKAVAIGLALNVVMLTANMYLGMRSGMTISASIPAAVISMGLFYGLRQVGIGGTLLENNIVQTMTSAGEALAAGVIFTIAGVTFLDQPIDIAGTATVAVLGGVLGVLFMIPMRRYLIVDKHEELPYPEGTACADVLEAGSSGDDGVKLISFGFLVSFLYMWLANGMAAFRTTIQTAFSAGETDGFAIGGDFTPALIGVGYIIGPKIAGYVFGGGLIAWLMLIPLLITGGFVPEEAADAALMTQAEAVWDAYIRYVGAGAMIVGGFYAIISMRETIVDALGTAGAELRGSAAAATESRKRTQRDLPMKVVVVGAVLVALALVAVPQVQVGLLGGVIAVIAAFLFVAVSAYLVGVVGSSSNPVSGMAVATILIAALAMKSTGVTDPVAVLVTASVVAIAAAVAGDTSQDLKTGYLLGATPRKQQLAQVIGIALSALFAGWVLYFFHQAYGIGSDTIPAPQAGMMALISEGVLTGTAQWGMILIGAVFACVLILMDVPVLPFAVGIYLPITLATPIFLGGLLRGGIDRYVARKDDEDGSLAEHVTSRGRIVAAGLITGEAIMGIVIGALYITGTGAESGAPFPLGLSGETQTVLGVVAVVTLVGLFVASVLRNTPDAADR; from the coding sequence ATGTCACACGGACCATCGGAAGAACGCACGGAACCGAGCGGTAGTCGTACAGTAGGCGACCAGGCGAGCAGCGACGGGCCGACCCCGACGGTCCCCGCGGGGAAGAGTGTCGCCGAGCTCACGATCAAGGCGGTCGCGATCGGACTCGCGCTCAACGTGGTGATGCTGACCGCGAACATGTACCTCGGGATGCGCTCGGGGATGACGATCAGCGCGTCCATCCCGGCGGCGGTTATCAGTATGGGCCTGTTCTACGGACTCCGGCAGGTCGGCATCGGCGGGACGCTCCTGGAGAACAACATCGTCCAGACGATGACCTCCGCCGGCGAGGCGCTGGCGGCCGGCGTGATCTTCACGATCGCGGGCGTAACCTTCCTCGACCAGCCCATCGACATCGCCGGGACCGCGACGGTTGCGGTTCTGGGCGGGGTACTCGGGGTCCTGTTCATGATCCCGATGCGCCGGTATCTCATCGTCGACAAACACGAAGAACTCCCCTACCCGGAGGGGACCGCCTGCGCCGACGTCCTCGAAGCCGGTAGCAGCGGGGACGACGGCGTGAAACTCATCTCGTTCGGGTTCCTCGTGAGTTTCCTCTACATGTGGCTGGCCAACGGCATGGCCGCCTTCCGGACGACGATCCAGACGGCGTTTTCGGCGGGTGAAACCGACGGGTTCGCCATCGGCGGCGACTTCACGCCCGCCCTGATCGGCGTCGGCTACATTATCGGCCCGAAGATCGCCGGCTACGTCTTCGGCGGCGGGCTGATCGCCTGGCTGATGTTGATCCCGCTGCTGATCACGGGTGGGTTCGTCCCCGAGGAGGCCGCCGACGCGGCGCTGATGACCCAGGCCGAGGCGGTCTGGGACGCATATATCCGCTACGTCGGCGCGGGTGCGATGATCGTCGGCGGGTTCTACGCCATCATCTCGATGCGCGAGACGATCGTCGACGCGCTGGGGACCGCCGGTGCGGAACTCCGCGGCTCCGCGGCGGCTGCGACCGAGTCGCGAAAGCGCACCCAGCGCGACCTCCCGATGAAGGTCGTCGTCGTCGGCGCCGTCCTCGTTGCGCTCGCGCTGGTCGCCGTCCCGCAGGTTCAGGTCGGACTGCTGGGCGGAGTCATCGCCGTGATCGCCGCGTTCCTCTTCGTGGCCGTCTCAGCGTACCTGGTCGGGGTCGTCGGGAGTTCCTCGAACCCCGTCTCCGGGATGGCCGTGGCGACGATCCTGATCGCCGCGCTGGCGATGAAATCGACCGGCGTGACCGATCCCGTTGCCGTGCTCGTGACGGCGTCGGTCGTCGCGATCGCCGCGGCGGTCGCCGGCGATACCTCTCAGGACTTAAAAACCGGCTACCTTCTCGGCGCGACCCCCCGCAAACAGCAACTCGCGCAGGTGATCGGGATCGCCCTCTCCGCGCTGTTCGCCGGCTGGGTCCTGTACTTCTTCCACCAGGCGTACGGCATCGGCAGCGACACCATTCCCGCGCCGCAGGCGGGGATGATGGCGCTCATCTCCGAGGGCGTGCTCACGGGAACCGCGCAGTGGGGGATGATCCTCATCGGCGCCGTCTTCGCGTGCGTGCTGATCCTGATGGACGTTCCCGTTCTCCCCTTCGCGGTCGGGATCTACCTGCCGATCACGCTGGCGACGCCGATCTTCCTCGGCGGCCTGCTCCGCGGTGGCATCGACAGGTACGTCGCCCGGAAAGACGACGAGGACGGCTCGCTCGCCGAGCACGTGACCTCTCGGGGCCGGATCGTCGCGGCCGGCCTGATCACCGGCGAGGCGATCATGGGCATCGTCATCGGTGCGCTGTACATCACTGGAACCGGCGCGGAGAGCGGCGCCCCGTTCCCGCTCGGCCTCTCCGGTGAGACGCAGACGGTCCTCGGGGTTGTAGCCGTCGTCACCCTCGTCGGGCTCTTCGTGGCCAGCGTGCTCCGGAACACTCCCGACGCGGCGGACCGATGA
- a CDS encoding MgtC/SapB family protein: MNDVALQVADAPLSEPVVRMALAGALGMFLGLEREWSQKSAGIRTFSLISLLAAVFTVLAVETETAIGTTDTGAIGANLLLLGGLLVIVQGVLLAVQGLLSEDDAGLSLTTSVSMLVTYGVGVLVTVGFILEGVTVAVLSSLLLVLKRELHEFAWGLSHEEMRSTTEFAILAFVVYPILPAKYEPEIAGLTIPLEPKVIWLMVVAVAGIGIANYAIVSTYGGRGIAITGFFGGLASSTAVVGTMLDHVNQRPEASSYAVAAILLANAAMAVRNLAIAVGFTAGSGSDILVEAVVPLGAVIVLAFVIAGLTADWDETGPIELESPFSLKNALGFGAVFLVVLVFGSLAETWFGTLGFYATAIASGFVSSAGATTSAVVLYRGGQLGATEATIAILLATVSSIVVKALLAATSTNDGFRNRVAAYSTVLLLGGAVASLLLLV; the protein is encoded by the coding sequence GTGAACGACGTCGCGTTGCAGGTCGCCGACGCGCCGCTTTCCGAGCCGGTCGTCCGAATGGCACTCGCGGGCGCGTTGGGGATGTTCCTCGGGCTCGAACGGGAGTGGTCGCAGAAGTCCGCCGGAATCCGAACGTTCTCACTTATCAGCCTCCTCGCCGCCGTCTTTACCGTCCTCGCCGTCGAGACCGAGACCGCGATCGGAACCACCGATACCGGCGCTATCGGGGCGAACCTCCTGTTGCTCGGCGGGTTGCTCGTAATCGTTCAGGGCGTGTTACTTGCGGTACAGGGACTCCTGAGCGAAGACGACGCCGGCCTCTCGCTGACGACGTCTGTCTCGATGCTCGTCACCTACGGGGTCGGCGTGCTCGTCACCGTCGGCTTCATCCTCGAGGGCGTCACCGTTGCGGTCCTCTCGTCGCTGCTGCTCGTGTTGAAACGCGAGCTCCACGAGTTCGCCTGGGGGCTCTCCCACGAGGAGATGCGCTCGACGACCGAGTTCGCGATCCTCGCGTTCGTCGTCTATCCGATCCTCCCGGCCAAGTACGAGCCCGAGATCGCGGGCCTGACCATTCCGCTGGAACCGAAGGTTATCTGGCTGATGGTCGTCGCCGTCGCGGGGATCGGCATCGCCAACTACGCGATCGTCTCGACCTACGGCGGGCGCGGCATCGCGATCACCGGCTTCTTCGGCGGCCTGGCCTCCTCGACGGCCGTCGTCGGGACGATGCTCGATCACGTCAACCAGCGGCCCGAGGCGTCTTCCTACGCCGTCGCCGCGATCCTGCTCGCCAACGCCGCCATGGCCGTCCGGAACCTCGCGATCGCGGTCGGCTTCACGGCTGGCAGCGGCTCCGACATCCTCGTCGAGGCGGTCGTCCCGCTGGGCGCCGTCATCGTCCTCGCGTTCGTTATCGCCGGCCTCACCGCCGACTGGGACGAGACCGGCCCGATAGAACTCGAGAGCCCGTTCTCCCTGAAGAACGCGCTCGGGTTCGGTGCCGTCTTCCTCGTCGTCCTCGTGTTCGGTTCGCTGGCCGAGACCTGGTTCGGGACGCTGGGCTTCTACGCGACGGCGATCGCCAGCGGCTTCGTCTCCAGCGCCGGCGCGACCACCTCCGCGGTCGTCCTCTACCGCGGCGGCCAACTCGGCGCGACGGAGGCGACGATCGCCATCCTGCTGGCGACGGTCTCGAGCATCGTCGTCAAGGCGCTGCTGGCGGCGACCTCGACGAACGACGGGTTCCGCAACCGGGTCGCGGCCTACAGCACGGTGTTGCTGCTCGGCGGGGCGGTCGCATCGCTGTTGCTCCTCGTCTAA
- a CDS encoding dihydrofolate reductase yields the protein MSEADSAPPNADRELVAIAAVADNGVIGNDGEMPWHVPEDLQHFKETTMGHPVVMGRVTYEGILEALGEPLPGRTTIVLTSRDIETPENAAVAHDLESAIDAAERAARERHDGTDRIFVAGGATVYEQFLPAIDRLVVTEVHDDPDGDTHFPDWDRSAFEEVSRDERDGFAFVEYVRRD from the coding sequence ATGAGCGAGGCCGATTCCGCCCCGCCGAACGCCGATCGCGAACTCGTCGCCATCGCCGCCGTCGCCGACAACGGCGTCATCGGGAACGACGGCGAGATGCCCTGGCACGTCCCCGAGGACCTCCAGCACTTCAAGGAGACGACGATGGGCCACCCGGTCGTCATGGGTCGGGTCACCTACGAGGGCATCCTCGAGGCGCTCGGCGAGCCGCTGCCCGGCCGGACGACGATCGTGCTGACGAGCCGGGACATCGAAACCCCGGAAAACGCCGCGGTCGCGCACGATCTCGAGAGCGCGATCGACGCCGCGGAGCGGGCCGCCCGCGAGCGCCACGACGGCACCGACCGGATCTTCGTCGCGGGCGGTGCCACCGTCTACGAGCAGTTCCTGCCCGCGATCGATCGCCTGGTCGTGACGGAAGTCCACGACGACCCCGACGGGGACACGCACTTCCCCGACTGGGACCGGTCGGCGTTCGAGGAAGTCTCGCGGGACGAGCGCGACGGATTCGCGTTCGTCGAGTACGTCCGCCGCGACTGA
- a CDS encoding PqqD family protein yields MSSHGPTAVPIRIADDWEETVVDGERRVTIAWTKSARNRIDRFLFDLFGTSREREITLDPVGTTVWRHCDGDHTVSEIASAVADAHDAERVEPVDETLAHFLMQLEERDLIQFEDD; encoded by the coding sequence ATGAGTTCGCACGGGCCGACCGCCGTCCCGATCCGGATCGCCGACGACTGGGAGGAGACGGTCGTCGACGGCGAACGACGGGTCACGATCGCGTGGACGAAGTCGGCCCGAAACCGGATCGATCGGTTCCTGTTCGACCTCTTCGGGACGAGCCGGGAACGCGAGATCACGCTCGATCCGGTCGGGACGACCGTCTGGCGTCACTGCGACGGCGACCACACCGTCTCGGAGATCGCGTCGGCCGTCGCCGACGCGCACGACGCCGAGCGCGTCGAACCGGTCGACGAGACGCTTGCCCACTTCCTCATGCAACTCGAGGAACGCGATCTAATCCAGTTCGAGGACGACTGA
- the purD gene encoding phosphoribosylamine--glycine ligase has product MAETVLLIGGGGREHAVARALADSQADLYACAGNRNPGIAEIATGFETLETTNPKAVVDYAEDVDATLAVIGPEAPLEAGVADELEDAGIYAFGPKEADARIETDKAFQRRFMREHDIPGCPDFETFDTAAAACEYIDEYDGDLAIKPAGLTGGKGVKVIGDQVTAEEGKEYIRDSDYDRIVLEERLVGEEFTIQAFVANGEFRTAPAVQDHKRAYEGDEGPNTGGMGSYSDATPELPFMTEDDYDRAVSIIEATVDALDDYRGILYGQFMLTTDGPKVVEFNARFGDPEAMNTLPVLETDFLDVLTAARDGESLPALEFADQATVCKYAVPAGYPTDPEAGAKVEIDEESVARTVRATENSSGEQSDPRESADDALLYYASVDERDDGIYTTTSRSFAVVGLADSIAEAEEIAEDALAVAGEEGLRVRHDIGKAALIQRRIDHVNELRGE; this is encoded by the coding sequence ATGGCAGAGACCGTGCTCCTGATCGGCGGCGGCGGCCGCGAACACGCCGTCGCCCGCGCGCTCGCGGACAGCCAGGCGGACCTGTACGCCTGCGCCGGCAACCGGAACCCCGGGATCGCCGAGATCGCGACCGGATTCGAGACGCTCGAGACGACCAACCCGAAGGCCGTGGTCGACTACGCCGAGGACGTCGACGCGACCCTCGCCGTCATCGGTCCCGAAGCGCCCCTCGAGGCCGGCGTCGCGGACGAACTCGAGGACGCCGGGATCTACGCCTTCGGCCCGAAGGAGGCGGACGCCCGCATCGAGACGGATAAGGCCTTCCAGCGCCGGTTCATGCGGGAGCACGACATTCCCGGCTGCCCGGATTTCGAGACCTTCGACACCGCGGCGGCCGCCTGCGAATACATCGACGAGTACGACGGCGACCTCGCGATCAAGCCCGCCGGCCTCACCGGTGGCAAGGGCGTCAAGGTCATCGGCGACCAGGTCACCGCCGAGGAGGGCAAGGAGTACATCCGCGACTCGGACTACGACCGAATCGTCCTCGAAGAGCGCCTGGTCGGCGAGGAGTTCACCATCCAGGCGTTCGTCGCGAACGGCGAGTTCCGCACGGCGCCCGCGGTCCAGGACCACAAACGCGCCTACGAGGGCGACGAAGGGCCCAACACCGGCGGCATGGGGAGCTACTCCGACGCGACCCCCGAACTGCCGTTCATGACCGAGGACGACTACGACCGGGCGGTCTCGATCATCGAGGCCACCGTCGACGCCCTCGACGATTACCGGGGCATCCTCTACGGTCAGTTCATGCTAACCACCGACGGCCCCAAGGTCGTCGAGTTCAACGCCCGCTTCGGCGACCCCGAGGCGATGAACACCCTGCCCGTCCTCGAGACGGACTTCCTCGACGTGCTCACCGCCGCCCGCGACGGCGAGTCGCTGCCGGCCCTCGAGTTCGCCGACCAGGCGACCGTCTGCAAGTACGCCGTGCCGGCGGGCTATCCAACCGACCCCGAAGCCGGTGCGAAGGTCGAAATCGACGAAGAGAGCGTGGCGCGTACCGTACGCGCCACGGAGAACTCGAGCGGGGAGCAAAGCGACCCGCGAGAGAGCGCCGACGACGCCCTGCTGTACTACGCCAGCGTGGACGAGCGCGACGACGGCATCTACACGACCACCTCCCGGTCGTTCGCCGTGGTCGGCCTGGCGGACTCGATCGCTGAGGCCGAGGAGATCGCCGAGGACGCGCTCGCTGTCGCCGGCGAGGAGGGACTACGGGTGCGCCACGACATCGGAAAAGCCGCCCTCATTCAGCGCCGGATCGACCACGTGAACGAACTCCGCGGCGAGTAG